Below is a window of Jatrophihabitans sp. DNA.
GGACGCTGCGTCCTGCTCCAGTCCCGCACCGCGGTGGGGATCGTGACCGCGAGCCGGTCCCAATCCACTTTGGAGTTGCCGGATCTCAGGTGCAGGTTCGGCGGGATCTGGCCGTGCCTCAACGACAACAGCACCTTGGTCAGACCCGCGATGCCCGCGGCCGGCTCCAGATGGCCGATGTTGCTCTTGACAGAGCCTACGACGACCGGTGAATGCGCCGGCCGGTCGCCGTAGACGGCATTGATGGAACGCAACTCGATCGGGTCGCCGAGTGCGGTGCCGGTGCCGTGTGCCTCCACGTAGTCGATGTCCGACGGAGCCAGGCCGGCGTCGAGCAGCGCAGAGCGCATCAACTGCTGCTGCGACTCGGGATTGGGCACCGTCATGCCGCTACTGCGGCCGTCGTGATTGACCGAGGTCCCGGCGATCACGCCGTGGATGACCCTGCGTTCGGCTATGGCGTCACTGAGCCGCTGCAGCGCGATGATGGCTCCGCCCTCACCACGGGCATAGCCGTCCGCCGAGTCGTCGAAGGTCTTGCACCGCCCGTCGGCGGCCAGGGCCCGGAACTTGCTCATGAGGATGAACCCGTACGGGTCGAGCATCAGGTTCACCCCGCCGACCAGGGCCAGATTGGTCTCACCCAGGCGCAGCGAGCGGACGGCCTGATGCAGCGCCACCAGTGAGGAGGAGCAGGCGGTGTCCATGACGCAGCTGGGTCCCTGCAGACCCAGGGTGTAGGAGATCCGGCCGGCGATGAAGCTGGGCTCCCCGATCAGCTGGTAGGCGTCGACATCACGTGGGTCACCCAGACGCTGGCGCATCCGCACGTAGTCGGTGGTGCTGACGCCGATGAACACCCCGGTGGGGCTGTCGGTCAGTTGGTCCGGCGCGATCGCGGCGTCCTCGAGCGCTTCCCAGCACAGCTCCAGCGCCATCCGTTGCTGAGGATCCATGCCGATGGCTTCGCGTGGCGAGATGCCGAACACCGCGGGGTCGAATCCGTCGACCTGCTCGAGGAATCCGCCTCGCAGGACGTAGGCGGTGCCAGGGTGCTCGGGATCGGGATGAAGGTAACCGGTGGTGTCGGCGCGGTCGGTCGGGAACTCCGTGGTCGCGTCGACTCCGTCGCGCAGCAGTGGCCACCACGCCTCAGGGCTGCTCGCGCCACCGGGCATGCGCAGCGCTCGGCCGACGATCGCGATCGGCTCGGTGACGCGAGCTGGCTTGGCCTGGCGCGCGGTCACCAGCTGCTCCTGCAGCATGTTGATAGTGCGCAGCGCCTCGATCAGCTGGGCCCTGCCTGCTGAGGTGGGGGGATTGTCCATCATTACCATGGGGAAGTCTCCTGAAGCAGATTGCGAGCCGAGGCTGTGGCCTGTGAAAGCAGCGCCAGCAGCTCATCGTCGGTGGCCTCGTCAGCGGTGGTGTCCTCAGCGGCGCCAGCGTCGACGGCTGGCTGGCCAGGCCAGCCGAACGCAGCCGGCTTGGCGTCGCTGGCCGTCTCAAGGGCGGGCCCGTCTGGATCGGATTCCAGTAGCGCGGTCAGGTGCCTGGCCACCTTGCGAGGGGTCGGCAGCTCGAAGGTGAGGGTGACCGGCAGTTCGGTGTCGGTGTCGTTCTCCAGCCGGGTCTTCAGCGACACCGCCATGATCGAGTCCATCCCGAGGTCGAAGAACCCGTTGTCGGGGTCGACCTCTCGGGCGTTGAGCCCCAACACCGCGGCGGTTGCCGTGAGCACAAGGTCCAGCAACCGATCCGAACGTCGGGCCGGGTCCAGCGCACGCAGCTCCTTGAGCACGGCGCTTTGCCTGTCCTCGCCGGCGACGGCGGTGTCCAGCTCGTTCAGCAGCGCTCGCGGAGCTAGCCGCTGGCAGACGCTGACGTAGCGTTCGACATCGACCACGCCCGCGCTTAGCTCGGTCCCGGCCGGCGCCGACACCGCAAAGTCCAGCACGTCCAGAACCTGCTGCGGACTGAGCTGCCCGATGCCGCTGTCGGCTTGAAGCACCGAGGCGCCAGCAGCAGCGTGCGGGTGCTCGCGTGGCAGCAGGGACAGCACCCGCGCGGCGTGGCGCAGTGCCGGGTGCTGCCACAGCACGGCGCGCTCGCGGGCTCGGCGTGCGCCGGACTCCGCTGCCCCGAGCGCTCCCCAGTCACCGGCGGCGTCGGTGAGCAACAGCACCAGAGCAGGCACGCCGGCGGGTGTGCCGCCTGAGTTCGCTGCCGCTGCGACGGCCGGCGCATCGAGGCCGAGCCGGCCGATCGCGGCGGCCAGCAACTCCCCCGCGGCATGGTCATCGTGCTCGGTGGGCTCGCAGTCGCGCACCATGACCGGCGGGTCCTGGTGCTCGGCGCAGTACACCAGGCCACCCAACGTGCCGGCGGCTGCCGACTCGCCAAGCCGGTCCAGCCAGCTGCCCTCGTCGGCGAACTGCTCGACGGCCAGGGTGCTGTCGGCCAGCTCGCCGGTGGTCGCCGACTCGTCCAGATGCACCAGCGCGCCAGCGGCGCCCTTGTCAGCCAACCAGCGCAGGACCGGTCGCACCGTTGACATGTCCGGGCCGTGCACGGCGAAGCGCAGGTCGGGGTCGAAGTCCTGCCGCTTCGGGTCGGGAGCGTCGAGTTGGCGGCGAATGCGGCGGACGTGGCAGCGAGCGCCGTCCAGGTGCAACTGGTCGCCGGCCTGCTCGCTGAGCAGGGCAGTGGCCACCGTCGCCGCGTCGGCTGTCGCGATGGGCTCGGCCAGGTCGATCAACCGGCCCCAGCGTCGGGAGAGCTCGGTGGCCAGCACCGCTCCGACTGCCCACGCCGCGGCCTGTTCCGGGCGTGGCGCGGTCTCCGGGTCGATCGGGTGCGCTGCCCGAGTAAGCAGGTGCGCCGTGCCGAGCGAGCCGGGAAAGCGCTGCACTGCCTGACCGAAACGGATCGTCAGCAGTTCTGCGTCGGCGCGCTCGGCGACCATCAGCACCGCGTTGACGGCGCCTTCGGCGGCCGCGGCGGCCAGCGCCGAGGTCCAGTGCGCCGGATCAGGATCAGGTATGCCGGCGAGCTGGACTTGCTGGCCGCGAGATTCCAGCTGAGCAGCCAAGCCTTGGGCCAGCGGCGCCTGCGGGTCGGCGAAGATCAGCCAGCGGCCGCCGGCCGCGCGTGTCGATGCCGCGAGCTCGACCGGTCGCCACTCGTGGCTGAACAGCAATCGCCGCACCGGGTCCAGCCGGTCATCCAGCCGGTCATCCAGCCGGTCCGACCCGGCGACGCCTGCCTCCTGACCGTCCTCGCCCGGCGTGCCCGTCGAAACCACCGACGGCGCGACCTGGTCCACGGCGCTGGAGGTGAACCAGAAGTCGCGCCGTTGCCACGGATAGGCTGGCAGCCAGATCCGGCGGCCGGTCTCGGCTATGGCCCCGCGCCAGCTGGTCGGGTATCCGGCTATGAAGCTGTGCGCCTGCAACCACAGCCAGCCAGCTGTCGCGACGCAGGACGGCACGACATCGATGACCACGCTGCCGTCCCGATCCTCGCCCGGCGCCGCCTGCTCGGCTTGGAGATCCTCAGCCTGGCTGGCGTGCAGTGCTCGCTCGACAGCGACGCCGAGGGAGATCTCACCCCGCGCCCAGGCCGCGGCCTGCGCGCCCACTCCCTCTCCGATCGCGAAGGACTGTCGCAGGCCAAGCCGCCGCCAGATCGACAACCAGCCGACCTGAGCGCGCAACGTCGCCACTCGTCGCCGCTGGGTGCTGGACAGGTTCGAGAGCAGCTTGCGGGTGAGGCTGTCGATCTCGGCGGCCGCCTCGTTGCCGGCCAGCCGCAGTTCGTCAGGCAGGTACGCCCAACCCGCTTGCAAGTAGGCCTCGGCGCCGAACTGGTAGCAGATGCCGGACGGTTCGGTGACAGCCCGGCCACCTAGGACGACATCGGGGTTCGGACGGTCAGCGGCGATGTCCAGCAGGGCCTGCCGGGCGCCTGCCGAGTTCTCGGCCAGGACCACGGCCCGGTGGCGGTAAGTGCTGCGACGCCGCGCCAGCGTGTAGGCCAGATCCTCCAGGGAGGCGCCCTCCGCGAGCACCGTGACGAGCTGCGCGGCGTGTTGCCGCAGCGCGGCCGGACTGTCGGCAGACAGCACCAGGACGGCCTCGGAGTCAGCGCTGGTGGGCAGGCCGGTCACCGCTGATGGGACCGGTGACTGGCCGAGGACGACGTGGGCGTTGCTGCCGGTGAAGCCGAACGCGCTGATTCCGGCGAACCGTTCTTGCCGACGGGGCCAGGCGGTGCCCCGGTCGGCGAGCCGGATCCCCAGCTCCTGCCAGGGAACCCTGCTGGTGCGCGCGCCGGTGAGCTGGTGCGGTGGGATCTCCTCGCGGTGGATCGAGAGCGCCGCCTTGATCAGGCCGACCAGGCCGGCCGCCGCCTCCAGATGGCCGATCAGCGACTTCACCGATCCCACGTAGACCGCGCTGGCAGGATCTCCACGCAGCGCCTTGCTCAGCGCCTGCAGTTCGATGGGGTCACCGAGCGGGGTGCCCGTGCCGTGCGCTTCGACGTATCCGACGTCAGAAGGACGCACCCGGGCCGAGGCGAGCGCGGCGGTCACCACCGCGGTCTGGGCCGCCGCGTTGGGCACCGTGAAGCCGCCGCTGGCCCCGTCGGAGTTCAGGGCGCTGCCCAGCACGGTGGCATAGATCTGATCGCCGTCGGCGAGCGCTTGGTCCAGTCGCTTCAGAACGATGACACCAGCGCCTTCGCCCCGGCCGTAGCCGTCGGCGGCTTCGGAGAAGGTCTTGCAGTGCCCGTCGGCGGCAAGCGCCCCGCCGCGCGCCATGGAGATGGAGACCGTCGGGCCGCTGATGACGTTCACGCCTCCGACGACCGCGGCGTCGCAGTCGCCGGAGCGCAACGCCTGACTGGCCAGGTGAACGGCCGTCAGCGACGACGAGCACGCGGTGTCCACGCTCAGGCACGGGCCTCCCAGGTTGAGCGCGTAGGCAAGCCGTCCGGGTGTGCCGGCGAAGCTGTTGCCGGTGCCGAAGTAGACGTCCACGTCGGACTGCGCGCGGGTCAGCCGCTGCTGGTAGTCGGTGGTGTTCATCCCGACGTACACACCGGTCCTGGCGGTGATCTCAGCGCCGACCACGATGCCCGCGTCGGCCAGCGCCTCTGATGCCACCTCGAGGAACAGCCGCTGCTGCGGATCGATCCGCTCCGCCTCCATCGGGGAGATCTTGAAGTAGCCGGCGTCGAATCCCTCGACATTATCGAGGTAACCGCCTCTGCTGGGCACCTCGGCTGCCACCGTGCTCCAGCCATCACGCTCGCGGCGATGGGCTGGGATCTCTCGCACCTGCACAGCGCCGTCACAGACAAGCTGCCAGAACTCCTCGATGGTGCTGGCCCCTGGCACCCGGCACGCCATCCCCACGATCGCCAGCGATCCAGGGTGCTCGACCCGGGGCAGGACGGTCGAAGCCGAATCGGCGACCGGCGCCGGCGCGGCGGGCTGTTCCACACGAGCCGGCGCCGCGGCTGGGAGCGAAGCCGCGACACCGGCGGCACGTGCGGTGTGAGCGCTGTCGGCGCGGGCGCTTGGCGCGCTGCCGGCATGGGCGCTGTCAGCGGGAGTGCTGCTGGCGGCGGCATCCGACGCGCCGGCGGTGCTCAGGCCCGCGAAGTGGTTGATGAGGTCCTCAACCCGCGGGCAGAGGTACACCAGCGTTGGATCCTTGGGCGTGCCGAAGGTGGAGGACAGCAGGGTCGCCAACTCGACTGCCGTGATAGAGGTGAGGCCCTGGTCCAGCAGCGGCCGCTGAGCCGGCACCGGCTTGGAGTCGCTCAGGCCGAGCACCTGTCGAACCGCCGCATGCACCCCCTCTCGAATGCCGGCGAGGTCGGCCGCGGGCGCCGTCGCGACGCTCATCACCGCGGAGTCGCTGGTCGCCGGCTGACCGGCCGCGGGCGCCGTCGCGGCGACCCGAGGCTGGGGTGGCGCAGCGCGCTTGATCTCGGCCACCGGCGCCGGGGTCACCGCCGAAGGGCCGCCGGAGCTGCCCTGCTCGCCGGGCTCGACGCCGGCCAACCAGTGCGCGTCACCGGACCAGCTCCACGGCTGAGGCCTGGCGCCGCCGGTCGCGGCCGGCGTGGTGATCGGAGGCTGGCTGATCACGACGTGCACGTTGGTTCCGCTGAGCCCGAAAGCGCTCACCCCGGCACGGCGGGGCCGGTCATCGGCGGTTGCCAGCCGGGTCGCCTCGGTGGCTATCCGAAGCCCGCCACCTGCCCAGTTGAAGTGCGGAGTGAGCTCGTCCAAAGGCGGCTGCGGCGGCACCAGGCCGTCTTTCACCACCGTGATCGCCTTGAGCAGGCCGAGGATTCCGGCGGCGGAGTCCAGATGACCGAAGACGGCCTTGTGCGAGCCCACCAGCAGTGGGTCGGCCGCCGAGGCCCTGCGACCGAAAACCTCGTCCAGGGCGGCCAGTTCAATGGGGTCCCCGAGCGGTGTGCCGGTGGCGTGCGCCTCGAGGTACCCGATCTCCTCCGGCTCGACCCCGGCGGCACGCAACGCCTGCCGGACCAGCCGAGCCTGAGCGGCCGCGTTCGGAACGGTCAGACCGGCGCTGTGGCCGTCGTGGTTCACAGCGCTGCCGTTGATGACGGCCACGATGTCATCGCCGTCGCGCTCGGCGTCAGCGAGCCGCTTGAGCAGCACCAGCGCGCAACCCTCGCCTCGCACCACTCCATCGGCACTGGCGCTGAACGGGGCGGAGCGGCCGGTGGGTGACACCGCGCCGACCTGAGACATGAACACGGTGAGTTCCGGCGTCACCAGCAGGTTGACACCACCGGCCAGGGCAGCGTCGCACTCGCCGGCGCGCAGGCTCTGGCAGGCCAGGTGCACCGCGAGCAATGAGGACGAGCAAGCCGTCGTGACGGTCATGACCGGGCCGTGCAGGTCGAAGCTGTAGGCGATCCGACCGGCGCCGAAGCTGAACTCCTTGCCGGTGGCGTAAAAAGGGTCGATGCCCGTGACGCCACGGGTCTTGCTGTGCAGGACGAGGTAGTCGCTGGCCAGCACCCCGGCGAACACGCCGGTGGAACTCCCGGCCCAGTGCTCCTGGGAGTGACCCGTCCCGGCCAGGGTCTCCCAGGCGACCTCCAGGAGCACCCGCTGCTGCGGATCCATCTCCCGTGCTTCCCTGGGTGAGATGCCGAAGAAGTCGGTGTCGAACCGCTGGATGTCGGAGAGAAAAGCCCCGACATGGCTACGGGTGGTCCCCTGCCGCCGCATCGTCTCGTCGTAGAACTGCGAGCCCCACCGATCTGCCGGAACCTCTTGCAGAACGGACTCCCCCTGGTGCAGCACCCGGCTCAGCCCGGCCAGGTCCCGGATACCTCCGGGTAGCCGGCAGCCCACACTCACGACAGCCACTGGCTCAGCGATGCTGGCTCCAGGGGTTGTCGATGCATTTGGCTCTGAACGCATGGAAATCCTTCCGGGGGGACTGGGAGGGTGTGAGGCCGCTGACTACGTGGAGCGAAGTCGGGTTCATCACACTATGACTTCCTCACCTGCTGAACTCTACGGTAGTTGAGTTTCCTGTCAACCCAAATACGCTGGATTGGGCAGATGGCAGGAAAGGCGCCAAGCTGACGCGGTTTGGCAAACCCCTTTGAGCGGCGGCACATCCGCCACCGCCATGGCCACGGAAGGTTGTCCAGATGACGGCTACGCCGCTGCGGATGGTGTGCTTTCCCCATGCCGGCGCCGGCATGATGACCTACTACCCGTGGCGCTCGGCGCTAGCCGGACGGATCGAGGTTCGCGTGGTCGAGTCGCCCGGCAGAGTGGGCCGACCCGATGACCCGCCGGCCGGCACGGTCGCCGAGCTGCTGTCCATCGTCGAGCAGCGCGCTCAGCCACTGCTACATCCGCCGTACGTGCTGTACGGGCACAGCCTGGGCGCCCTGCTCGCCTTCGAGACCGCTCGCCGGCTCAGCGCCCAGGGACGGGCGCCGGCCTTGCTGGTGGTGTCCGGGCGCAACGCGCCGACCGTCCCGGCAGCGATTGCCGAGATTCACAAACTGCCTGACGAGCAGTTCCTGCAAGCGGTTGATCAGCTGGACAGCTCCATGCCTGGCTTACGCAGCCAGCCCGAGCTGGCCCAGCTGTTTCTTCCCACACTGCGCTCTGATCTCACACTGGCCGAGACCTATGACTACCACGACGGCCCACCGCTGAGCTGCCCGATTCTCTCGATTCAGGGTGAGGATGACCCGGTGGTCAGCAGGCCAGGCGTCGCGGCCTGGGCCGCTCACACCACCGGCCGCTGCACCTTTCGATGGATGCCCGGCGAGCACCTGTTTCACCTCGCCGGCGGCGCGGGCTTTCTCACCCAGCTGTCCGAGCTTATGCGCGAGGCGCTTTCTTCACCGGCTTGATGACGTTGCTCGGCGCGGCCTGGATGTCAGAGACCGGCCGCTCCACCTTCGTGGGCCGGGTGAGCGGCACCGGCACGGCCAGCGGTTCGGTGAGATAACGCTGGATCGTCGGGCTCAGCAGTTCCACGATGCGCTCGGCGGGCAGGTGGGCGATCGGGCCGTAGGCCAGGACGTAGCGCAGGAAAGCGACGCCCACCAACTGCGCGCCGATGAGGGTGGCGCGCAGTTCGGCGTCTTCGCCTTTCAGCGCCTGCCCGATGCGGCCCAGAAGCTGCTGGGTCAAGAAGGTCCGCAGCAGCTGGGCCGCGTCCTCGTTCGACACCGCCGATCGCAGCACGGCGAGCAACTGCTGGTCGGTGGTCGGCTCTTCCCACTTGCTGAGGAAGGTCCGCACCAACCGCTCCCCCATGCCTTCGACGTCGGCCTGCAACACCGGCGGCAGCATCTCGTCGGGAGAGAAGGTGTCTTCGATGGCGGCGGCGAACACGCCCTCCTTCGACGCGAAGAAGTGGTGGATCAACGCTCCGTCCACGCCTGCTTCAAGAGCGATCGCGCGGATCGTCGCCCCGGCGTAACCCCGTTCGGCGAACAGCTTGCGAGCAGCTTCGAGGATGTCATCGCGGGTGCCGCTGCCACCGGGCCGCCGCCCGGTGCGGTTGGAGCGCTGAGAACCTCCCGCGGCGGAGCCCGATGGCGCGACCATGGCGATGACCCTTCCTCGAAGCAGATGTGCCGTCACGGACTAGCCGGGCGCCGTTCTGTCACTCGCTTCCGCAGGAAGCTCATGCTCCGACCGGATGTCTGCAAGTGATGAATATACAACAGGTGGCCCGCGCCTAGAAGGATGCGGCCGCCGTAGGCGACCTGAGCTCACCGAGGTAGCGGTGCCACAGATGATCGGGGTCGTTCTCCACGGCGCTGACGACCTCGCGCATCGCTATCAGGGCAGCGGGCTCTTGGTCGTCGTAGACGTCACCCTGCAGCATCTTCAGGACATCGAGCCGGTAGCGGGGGTCTTGGACGAAGGCAGTGAACAACACATTCAAGCGGTAGTAGATCGAGATGAACTCATACCACGAGCTGACCGCCCGGCGCAGCGTCGACTCGAACCGGTGGAACCGCTCGTGACTGTAGTCCCCGGCCTTGAAGGCGTCGATGATGTCGCGGCTGGCCAGTCGGGCGCTGTTCAACGCCACGCTGACGCCGCTGGAGAAGATGGGGTCGACGAACCGGGCCGCGTCACCGATCAGGACGAACGAGTCTCCGGCCACCTGGGTCATCGAGTAGCTGTAGTCGCCCTCGGTCTTGAACGGCTTGACCCGCTCCGAGCTTTTCAGGGCGTCGAGCAGGTCCGGCCGGCTCGCGACACAGTCCCAGAAGAAACCTTCCCGGTCGTCCTTCCAGTCCTGAAAGCGGGATTTCTGGGTCACTACCCCGATGCTGGTGATCTCGTCGGTGATGGGTATCTGCCACACCCACGTGTCGGTCAGCGGCAGGAAGTGGATGAAGATGTAATCGGTCTGGCCCTCCTGGGTGGCCAACGCCTTACGGTCCAAGCCCTTGAACCAGGTGTGCACGGCGTACTGGTTGAAGATCGGGTCAGAGACCTTGTACTTCAACTGATTGCCCAGCATCGTCTGGCGGCCGGAGGCGTCGACGACCATCCGGGTGCGCACGTCGCGAGCGCCGTCGCTGTTGCGCGTGTGCAGCACAGTGCTGTTGGGCGCGTCGAAGTCGACGCCGAGCACCCTGGTCTGCTCGAAGACCTCGGCGCCCAGGCTGCGGGCGTGGTCGAGCAGGATCTTGTCGAAGATGCCGCGGTCTACGTGGAAGGTGTAATCCCGATCCACACCCTGCTGGTCCCGCTCGCTGAAGAGCACCTCGGCCGCTCGAAAGTCGTGGGTCAGGTTCTCGAAACCGTTGTGGGAGATGTTGCGGCTCTCGGCAGAGGTCCACGCCGCGCCGTACTTCTTCGGAAAGCCCGCGGCGTCGACCTTGGGCATAACCCCGGTCTCGATCAGCACCGGCGTGGTGGCCGGCACCAGCGACTCTCCGACATGCTCACGCGGGAACTGCGCGCTCTCGAACACCGCGACCGAGAGGCCCGCCTGCCGAAGGTAGGCAGCCGTCGTGGATCCGGCCGGCCCCCCGCCGATGATACCGATGTCATAGTCATATTCGAGTTCTGTCATGAGACACGCTCCGTTCGAAGGTAGGGGGCTCAACTGGCCTGGGTGGCGGGCAGCAGGTTTCGCACCATCGAGCTGATGCTCTCCAGGTCGCGGAAGTTGCTCGCCGTGATGGACATCGGCGGCACCGCGACACCGAAAGCGTCACGGATGAAAGTGAGCAGAATCGCCGTGTTCATCGAGGTGAGAATCCCCCACTGCAGCAGCGGACTGGTGGCGGTGAGGGTCTGATCCTCACTGTCGTCGAGAAAGCGCTGGCGCACGAAGTGCTCGATACGCTCGGACACGTCGTCATTCAGCGGTTCGGTCATGCTGGTCTCCTTGATTTCGATGATCACGGGGGGTGAGAGGGGGTCAGGACTCGTGCTGCAACCAGGTGCCGTATGCCCTGCGCCAGTAGAGCAACGGGTGCATCGAGTCAAGGTCGGTGCCGCACGCCTGGACCGTGCCGACCAGGATGGCGTGGCTGCCCGCGGTGATGTCGGCGGTCAACTCGCAGTCGATGAAGGCATGAGCTGAGCCGTCGAGCACCGGCAATCCCGAGTTGGGCGCCGGGCGCCAGCTGACGTCACCGAACTTCTCCGCCGCCGAGGAGGCGAACTGGTCGGACAGACCGGCCGAGGTCGAGCTCAGGACGTTGATGACGAAGGCGCCGCTGTGCCGGATGGCGGCGAGGCTGCCGTTGCGTTGATTGATGCACACCAGCACCTGCGGCGGGTCGGCGGAGACACTGCACACCGCGCTGCAGGTCAACCCGCGCGGTGCGCCTTCTGGGTCGATAGCCGTGACCACCGACACCGCGGTGGGCAGGCTGGCCATCACGTCCCGGAAGTCGGCGCCGTCGACCCGTCCGTGAACGCTGGGCACCTCGGTGCGAAACACCTGGCGCAGCTTGCTGGCCAGAGCGGCCACGGGGCCTTCGGCCTCGCCGGCGGGCTCGTCGGAGCTCTCGATCTCGATCTTGAGTTTTGCGGTCACGATCGTTCCTTTCCTGTCACCTCGGCCAATGCCGGCTCCGGGTGGCTGAGCAGTCGTTGCCTGGCGGCGGCATCACGCCGGTTCTGATGCCGTTGGAGGTGCATGTCCAGCAGTGCGCGGCGTTCGATCTTGCCGTTGTCAGAACGTGGCAATGCCTGCACTCGGTGCACCACGTCGACATTCATCGACGTCGGCAGCAATGAGGCCAGGTGAGCCTTGATGCTCACCAGGCCGGGGTTGGCGTCGGTGACCGGAACGACGAAGGCCACGAGCGTGGCTGCCAATCCTTCTCCAGCGACGACGACGGCCGACCGTTCGACGCCCGGATGAGCGTCCAGCGCCGATTCGATGTCACCGAGTTCGATCCGGTGGCCACGCACCTTGACCATGTGGTCGCGCCGCCCGACATAATCCAGTGCCCCGTCAGCGCACAGGACGGCCCGGTCGCCGGTACGGTAGTCGCGCGGCGCCGGTGGCTGCCCCCAGTACCCGAGCATGACCGTCGGCCCGCTGACCACGACCTCGCCCTCGCCGCCCGGCTGAGCTGGTTTGCCGTTGTCATCGAGCAGTTCGACCGTGTCGCCGCTACAGCTGCGACCGATCGGAACCGGCCGGTCGCGTAGGAGATCTGCCGGTCGAACCTCGTGGAAGGTGCAGACGTTGGTCTCGGTCGGGCCGTAGAGATTGAGCAGTCTCGCCGAACTCCAGGAGGCGAGCTCCCGCACGAACGTGATCGGAAACGGCTCACCCGCGAAGAGCACCGCCCGAAGCTGGGCGGGCGCCGGCTGCTGGAGCAGGCTGCCCTCGGTCATCATCAGGATGAGCGCTGAGGGAACCGAGTACCACACGCTGATCTGGCTCTCGTTCAGGAACCGGACCAGTTCAGTGGGCGCGTAGGCAAGCGCCTTCGGTATCAGGTGCACGGACGCGCCGGCTGCGAAGGCGCCGTACAGGTCGAGGACGGACAGGTCGAACCCGAACGGCGCGTGATTGGAGAACCGGTCCTCCGGTGTCGCTCCCAGTTCCTGAACTGCCCAGTCCACAAAGCTCATCGCGTTGCGGTGGCTGACGCAGACCCCCTTGGGCGTTCCTGTCGAGCCTGAGGTGTAAAGGATGTAGGCAAGATCGTGAGGATCGGAGAGCGCGTCGACCGGCTCGCACGGCCGCGCGTCGCTGTCTGACACCAGCGGCACCACAGTGGCGCCCACCATGCGGGCGGCCTCAGCCAGCTCGGAGGCGGGTTCGGCGTCACACAGCACCACACGCGGCGCGCAGTCTGCCACGATGGTCGCGGCCCGCAGCACGGGAGTGCTCGAGTCCACCGGCACGTAGGCCGCGCCGGTCCGCAGCACGGCCTGCATCGCCACGACGGTGTCCGGTGACTTGTCGGAGTACAGCACCACCCGGTCGCCCGGCCGCAGACCGGCCGCGATCAACCGGGTGGCCAGCCCGTTGGCCCGGCCATCCAGCTGGCCGTAGCTCAGCTGGCTGCCGCCCGATGCGACGGCCAGGCTGTCGGGTCGGCGCTGGGCGGAGTCGATGACG
It encodes the following:
- a CDS encoding NAD(P)/FAD-dependent oxidoreductase; amino-acid sequence: MTELEYDYDIGIIGGGPAGSTTAAYLRQAGLSVAVFESAQFPREHVGESLVPATTPVLIETGVMPKVDAAGFPKKYGAAWTSAESRNISHNGFENLTHDFRAAEVLFSERDQQGVDRDYTFHVDRGIFDKILLDHARSLGAEVFEQTRVLGVDFDAPNSTVLHTRNSDGARDVRTRMVVDASGRQTMLGNQLKYKVSDPIFNQYAVHTWFKGLDRKALATQEGQTDYIFIHFLPLTDTWVWQIPITDEITSIGVVTQKSRFQDWKDDREGFFWDCVASRPDLLDALKSSERVKPFKTEGDYSYSMTQVAGDSFVLIGDAARFVDPIFSSGVSVALNSARLASRDIIDAFKAGDYSHERFHRFESTLRRAVSSWYEFISIYYRLNVLFTAFVQDPRYRLDVLKMLQGDVYDDQEPAALIAMREVVSAVENDPDHLWHRYLGELRSPTAAASF
- a CDS encoding flavin reductase family protein; the protein is MTAKLKIEIESSDEPAGEAEGPVAALASKLRQVFRTEVPSVHGRVDGADFRDVMASLPTAVSVVTAIDPEGAPRGLTCSAVCSVSADPPQVLVCINQRNGSLAAIRHSGAFVINVLSSTSAGLSDQFASSAAEKFGDVSWRPAPNSGLPVLDGSAHAFIDCELTADITAGSHAILVGTVQACGTDLDSMHPLLYWRRAYGTWLQHES
- a CDS encoding amino acid adenylation domain-containing protein gives rise to the protein MRLHKYVIDSAQRRPDSLAVASGGSQLSYGQLDGRANGLATRLIAAGLRPGDRVVLYSDKSPDTVVAMQAVLRTGAAYVPVDSSTPVLRAATIVADCAPRVVLCDAEPASELAEAARMVGATVVPLVSDSDARPCEPVDALSDPHDLAYILYTSGSTGTPKGVCVSHRNAMSFVDWAVQELGATPEDRFSNHAPFGFDLSVLDLYGAFAAGASVHLIPKALAYAPTELVRFLNESQISVWYSVPSALILMMTEGSLLQQPAPAQLRAVLFAGEPFPITFVRELASWSSARLLNLYGPTETNVCTFHEVRPADLLRDRPVPIGRSCSGDTVELLDDNGKPAQPGGEGEVVVSGPTVMLGYWGQPPAPRDYRTGDRAVLCADGALDYVGRRDHMVKVRGHRIELGDIESALDAHPGVERSAVVVAGEGLAATLVAFVVPVTDANPGLVSIKAHLASLLPTSMNVDVVHRVQALPRSDNGKIERRALLDMHLQRHQNRRDAAARQRLLSHPEPALAEVTGKERS